A window from Gemmatimonadaceae bacterium encodes these proteins:
- a CDS encoding dihydrofolate reductase family protein has product MRTQYYTAASLDGFLATDDHSIDWLFPLADLNATGYPEFFAQVGALAMGSATYEWILRNVATVAAQTGSRWPYTQPTWVYTTRRLPTVPGADLRFVQGPVPPVHAAMVAAAGQRNRWVVGGGELAGQFYDAGLLDELIIQVGSVTLGRGKPLFPRQVLSPTLRLRGARMIGEGMAELRYSVECSPR; this is encoded by the coding sequence ATGAGAACACAGTACTATACGGCTGCGAGCCTTGATGGGTTCCTCGCCACCGATGACCACTCGATCGACTGGCTGTTCCCGCTCGCCGACTTGAATGCCACCGGCTACCCGGAGTTCTTCGCTCAGGTCGGTGCGCTGGCCATGGGATCCGCCACCTACGAGTGGATTCTGCGGAATGTCGCCACGGTTGCCGCGCAGACGGGCTCACGCTGGCCCTACACCCAGCCGACGTGGGTCTATACCACTCGCCGGCTTCCTACGGTCCCGGGCGCTGACCTCCGCTTTGTGCAGGGACCGGTCCCGCCCGTGCATGCCGCGATGGTCGCTGCGGCGGGTCAACGCAATCGCTGGGTCGTTGGTGGCGGTGAACTCGCGGGCCAGTTCTACGATGCGGGCCTGCTGGACGAGCTCATCATCCAGGTCGGTTCCGTCACGCTCGGGCGCGGCAAGCCGCTGTTCCCTCGGCAGGTGCTGAGTCCCACACTCCGGCTCCGTGGCGCCCGCATGATTGGCGAAGGAATGGCGGAGTTGCGATACTCGGTCGAGTGCTCACCTCGGTGA
- a CDS encoding adenylosuccinate synthase, whose amino-acid sequence MFDTKTRTIVIVGAQWGDEGKGKLVDVLAERADWVVRYQGGANAGHTVHVGDESTVLHQVPSGILHGGVRCAIGNGVVLDPESMFEEVDALVANGVDVAGRLYLSDRAHLVMPYHKLVDKESAASKAIGTTGRGIGPAYEDKVARRGIRVLDLRNPARLKALVEKGTDYANHILAGFGSEKRADSAFTLAALEKIAPRLLAIAEDVGLAVHRAQKQGAAVLLEGAQGSLLDVDHGTYPFVTSSSTTAGGAAIGVGISPRSLDAVIGVVKAYTTRVGGGPMPTELNDAMGEELRKVGNEFGATTGRPRRCGWFDAVVVRYAVRVNGLTGLAITKLDVLDHLEKIALCTGYKIGGEVVSEFPGDIAELEGIEPVYEWFDGWKTPTSGARKLTELPTNARKYLDRIVELVECPAQYVSVGTRRDQIIGL is encoded by the coding sequence ATGTTCGATACCAAGACTCGCACCATCGTGATCGTCGGCGCCCAGTGGGGCGACGAGGGCAAGGGCAAGCTGGTGGACGTACTCGCCGAGCGTGCCGACTGGGTTGTGCGCTACCAGGGCGGCGCCAACGCGGGCCACACGGTGCACGTCGGTGACGAGTCCACGGTGCTGCACCAGGTGCCCAGCGGCATCCTGCACGGCGGTGTGCGCTGCGCCATCGGCAACGGCGTGGTGCTGGATCCCGAGTCGATGTTCGAGGAGGTCGACGCGCTGGTGGCGAATGGCGTGGACGTCGCGGGCCGGCTCTATCTGTCGGACCGCGCGCATCTCGTGATGCCCTACCACAAGCTGGTGGACAAGGAGAGCGCCGCCAGCAAGGCCATCGGCACCACGGGGCGGGGCATTGGCCCGGCCTACGAGGACAAGGTCGCGCGCCGCGGCATCCGCGTGCTCGACCTGCGCAATCCAGCTCGCCTCAAGGCGTTGGTGGAGAAGGGCACGGACTACGCCAACCACATCCTGGCGGGCTTCGGTTCGGAGAAGCGCGCAGACTCGGCGTTCACGCTCGCCGCGCTGGAGAAGATCGCGCCGCGGCTGTTGGCGATCGCCGAAGACGTGGGACTCGCCGTGCACCGCGCGCAGAAGCAGGGCGCGGCCGTGCTGCTCGAGGGCGCACAGGGTTCGCTGCTCGACGTGGACCACGGCACCTATCCGTTCGTGACGTCGTCGAGCACGACAGCCGGTGGCGCGGCCATCGGCGTGGGCATCTCGCCGCGCTCGCTGGACGCAGTGATCGGTGTGGTGAAGGCCTATACCACCCGCGTCGGTGGCGGCCCGATGCCGACCGAGCTCAACGACGCGATGGGTGAGGAGCTGCGGAAGGTCGGCAATGAATTCGGCGCTACCACGGGCCGTCCGCGCCGCTGCGGCTGGTTCGACGCCGTCGTCGTGCGCTACGCAGTGCGCGTGAACGGGCTCACGGGCCTGGCGATCACGAAGCTCGACGTGCTCGATCATCTCGAGAAGATCGCGCTCTGCACGGGCTATAAGATCGGCGGCGAGGTGGTGAGCGAGTTCCCGGGCGACATCGCCGAGCTGGAGGGCATCGAACCTGTGTACGAGTGGTTCGATGGGTGGAAGACGCCCACCAGCGGCGCGCGCAAGCTGACCGAGCTACCGACGAACGCGCGAAAGTATCTCGATCGCATCGTCGAGCTGGTGGAGTGCCCGGCGCAGTACGTGAGCGTCGGCACCCGCCGGGACCAGATCATCGGGCTGTGA
- a CDS encoding IS30 family transposase: MFIPSAHGYTWQQRTELWRRYRAGDSIREIAADLAKNPGAVHGVIRLEGGISPRLRARSERVLSFEEREVVSRALAAGESFRAIGRRLGRAASTISREVARHGGRTRYRAIRADGRAWEFARRPKACRLASRPRLRYLIAVKLKAQWSPEQISGWLRREFPHAPELQVSHETIYRSLYVQARGVLKKELLTHLRTGRVVRRSRASTRKGQGRGQIVDAVPISARPAEAADRAVPGHWEGDLLAGGGNTHIATLVERSSRFAILVKVASKEPSQVVPALIRQIRRLPTHVTRSLTWDRGTELAHHRRFAVATGVQVYFCDPYSPWQRGTNENTNGLLRQYFPTGASLANVTQRQLDAVADRLNGRPRKTLDFHTPAEVFDEAVALIA, from the coding sequence ATGTTCATCCCCAGCGCGCACGGCTACACCTGGCAGCAGCGCACCGAGCTCTGGCGGCGCTACCGCGCCGGCGACTCGATCCGTGAGATCGCCGCCGACCTCGCCAAGAACCCCGGCGCCGTCCACGGCGTGATCCGCCTGGAGGGCGGCATCTCGCCGCGCCTCCGCGCCCGCTCGGAGCGCGTGCTGTCGTTCGAGGAGCGCGAGGTCGTCTCGCGGGCGCTGGCCGCGGGCGAGTCCTTCCGCGCCATCGGGCGTCGCCTCGGCCGCGCGGCGTCGACCATCAGCCGTGAGGTCGCGCGGCACGGCGGCCGCACGAGGTACCGTGCGATTCGCGCCGACGGCCGCGCGTGGGAGTTCGCGCGCCGGCCGAAGGCCTGCCGCCTCGCGTCCCGGCCGCGCCTGCGCTATCTCATTGCCGTGAAGCTCAAGGCCCAGTGGTCGCCGGAGCAGATCAGCGGCTGGCTGCGCCGCGAGTTCCCCCACGCGCCGGAGCTGCAGGTGTCGCACGAGACGATCTATCGCTCGCTCTACGTCCAGGCGCGCGGCGTGCTCAAGAAGGAGCTGCTCACGCACCTCCGCACGGGGCGCGTCGTGCGGCGCTCCCGCGCGTCGACGCGCAAGGGGCAGGGGCGCGGCCAGATCGTCGACGCCGTCCCCATCAGCGCGCGCCCGGCGGAGGCCGCGGACCGCGCCGTGCCGGGCCACTGGGAGGGCGACCTCCTCGCGGGCGGCGGCAACACGCACATCGCCACGCTCGTCGAGCGCAGCTCGCGCTTCGCCATCCTCGTGAAGGTCGCGAGCAAGGAGCCGAGCCAGGTGGTGCCCGCGCTCATCCGGCAGATCCGCCGGCTGCCGACGCACGTCACGCGCTCCCTCACCTGGGACCGCGGCACGGAGCTCGCGCACCACCGGCGTTTCGCCGTGGCCACCGGCGTGCAGGTCTACTTCTGCGACCCCTACAGTCCCTGGCAGCGCGGCACGAACGAGAACACCAACGGCCTGCTGCGGCAGTACTTCCCGACCGGCGCGAGCCTCGCCAACGTTACGCAGCGGCAGCTCGACGCCGTCGCCGACCGGCTCAACGGCCGGCCCCGCAAGACGCTCGACTTCCACACGCCGGCGGAAGTGTTCGACGAAGCCGTTGCATTGATTGCTTGA
- a CDS encoding RHS repeat-associated core domain-containing protein, with protein sequence MCEDTFSRATGGHLWTWNFYDANEKPRRVQQYRVVNDTVGGVAQTHDYWYDALGRRVLAHTYADTLGCGDPPTTSPHPEACQQSLTRAAWDGDFLLWESRRPAAWNLSPATLDVSPSNDAWYGQRRNMQAGAIDVPLLVWNGSGVGLSIIRNWRGNAAGEIQISGTTLGYEPVWPAAQVDIRHAPDARTSPPQTNSWWGSLVSDQADATGLLYRRNRYYDPQTGRFTQEDPIGLAGGLNLYGYGDGDPVNSGDPFGLCPDCLFDVAMIVAGIADIKKNGLGIGNGLALAIDVVAAVVPMVPAVAGAGMRNARVAAAVRRGNQAHDAYFAEKTAEGGWNVNKTLGKERLRPDAWKRDGNHIIVEDLKPNTESGRRAAAASARKYERAAAQQCPECTYEFRAKYYDP encoded by the coding sequence ATGTGCGAGGATACGTTCTCGCGTGCGACTGGCGGCCATCTCTGGACCTGGAACTTCTACGATGCGAACGAGAAGCCCCGACGGGTCCAGCAGTATCGGGTTGTCAATGACACTGTTGGTGGCGTAGCGCAGACGCACGACTATTGGTATGACGCGCTGGGGCGTCGGGTGCTGGCGCACACGTACGCAGACACGCTTGGTTGCGGTGATCCTCCGACCACCAGCCCGCATCCTGAGGCGTGCCAGCAGTCGCTGACGCGCGCCGCGTGGGACGGTGACTTCCTTCTCTGGGAGTCGCGGCGGCCTGCGGCCTGGAATCTGTCGCCAGCAACGCTAGACGTTTCTCCCTCGAACGATGCGTGGTACGGCCAGCGACGGAACATGCAGGCGGGCGCCATCGACGTGCCTCTGCTGGTCTGGAACGGCAGCGGGGTCGGGCTCTCGATCATTCGAAACTGGCGCGGGAACGCAGCAGGCGAGATCCAGATCTCGGGAACGACACTCGGCTACGAACCCGTTTGGCCAGCTGCGCAGGTCGACATTCGGCACGCTCCAGATGCGAGGACCAGCCCCCCACAGACCAACAGCTGGTGGGGGAGCCTCGTGAGCGATCAGGCTGATGCCACGGGGCTGCTCTATCGCCGAAATCGATACTACGATCCGCAGACGGGTCGATTCACGCAGGAGGACCCGATCGGGCTCGCGGGCGGGCTGAATCTGTACGGATATGGGGATGGCGACCCCGTCAACTCGGGCGATCCGTTTGGGCTATGTCCAGACTGCCTCTTCGATGTTGCCATGATCGTCGCAGGAATCGCCGACATCAAGAAGAACGGGCTAGGGATCGGGAACGGTCTCGCACTCGCGATCGACGTCGTCGCAGCGGTCGTTCCGATGGTTCCGGCGGTCGCCGGGGCAGGAATGCGCAACGCACGTGTCGCGGCGGCGGTGCGGCGCGGCAACCAAGCGCATGACGCTTACTTCGCGGAGAAGACTGCCGAGGGAGGCTGGAACGTCAACAAGACCCTTGGGAAGGAACGCTTGAGACCTGATGCGTGGAAACGCGACGGCAACCACATTATCGTTGAGGACCTCAAACCCAACACCGAGAGCGGACGGCGGGCGGCAGCCGCGTCAGCGAGGAAGTACGAGCGCGCCGCTGCGCAGCAGTGCCCGGAATGCACGTACGAGTTTCGTGCCAAGTACTATGACCCTTGA
- a CDS encoding amidohydrolase family protein — translation MKPAFTSALVALTTMSMWPALVVEQTCAPGVPVAFVGADVLTMIDSALLRRQTVLVRDGRITAMGSVQVPPDACRIDATGQVLMPGLSDMHAHMTRSSIPLFLANGVTLVREMNGSPAHIELRDQIATGQVVGPRLVVASPLLTGIPLRVRHRLIVSEQDAYEAAHEAKDAGYQFLKIYDDLSPEAYEALEAAGRTLGLPLDGHVPASVGLKRVIAAGQAIQHTDKVAFALAGHNPDSARLPEARALFAGKGVWLTPTLASLRALDGAGTSEYAAAFERPEMAYVDSTTLAWWSTLRRGDRRPVRLSPYYHFQTALLKTLRDSDTRFLLGTDAPNPLMVLGFSVHDELETLVRDAGFTRWEALVAATRNPAMFLGDSTGGIIRVGARADLILLRGNPLKDLATLRAPVGVMAAGWWLDRVRLDEMLAEAKAR, via the coding sequence ATGAAGCCTGCATTCACTTCCGCACTGGTTGCTCTGACCACCATGAGCATGTGGCCGGCTTTGGTGGTGGAGCAGACCTGCGCGCCGGGCGTCCCCGTCGCATTCGTCGGCGCCGACGTGCTGACGATGATCGATTCTGCGCTGCTGCGGCGGCAGACGGTGCTCGTGCGCGACGGTCGCATCACCGCCATGGGGTCTGTGCAGGTGCCGCCGGACGCGTGTCGCATCGACGCCACCGGACAGGTGCTGATGCCCGGCCTGTCGGACATGCACGCGCACATGACCCGCTCATCGATTCCTCTGTTCCTCGCGAACGGCGTCACGCTCGTCCGCGAGATGAACGGAAGTCCCGCGCACATCGAGCTTCGCGACCAGATCGCGACAGGTCAGGTTGTCGGCCCGCGGCTTGTCGTCGCATCGCCGCTGCTGACTGGCATCCCACTGCGTGTCAGACACCGGCTGATCGTCTCGGAGCAGGATGCATACGAGGCGGCACATGAAGCGAAGGACGCGGGATACCAGTTCCTGAAGATCTACGACGACCTGTCGCCCGAAGCCTATGAGGCACTCGAAGCGGCTGGCCGAACGCTCGGCCTTCCGCTAGACGGCCATGTGCCAGCCAGCGTTGGCCTGAAGCGCGTCATCGCTGCGGGCCAGGCGATACAGCACACGGACAAGGTTGCGTTCGCCCTGGCCGGCCACAATCCCGATTCGGCCAGGCTGCCGGAAGCACGCGCGCTGTTCGCGGGCAAGGGCGTCTGGCTGACGCCAACTCTGGCATCGCTGCGCGCACTCGACGGCGCCGGCACATCGGAGTACGCGGCCGCGTTCGAGCGGCCGGAGATGGCCTATGTGGACTCTACGACACTGGCGTGGTGGTCGACGCTGCGGCGCGGAGACCGACGGCCGGTGAGGTTGTCGCCGTACTATCACTTCCAGACCGCGCTGCTCAAGACACTGCGCGACAGCGATACGCGCTTTCTGCTGGGAACGGATGCTCCGAATCCACTGATGGTCCTCGGATTCTCGGTGCACGATGAGCTGGAGACACTGGTGCGTGACGCGGGCTTCACCAGATGGGAAGCGCTCGTCGCAGCAACGCGCAACCCGGCGATGTTTCTCGGCGATTCGACAGGTGGGATCATTCGCGTGGGAGCGCGGGCCGACCTTATTCTTCTCCGGGGCAACCCGCTGAAAGACCTCGCCACGCTTCGCGCCCCAGTTGGTGTGATGGCCGCGGGATGGTGGCTCGATCGGGTGCGACTGGACGAGATGCTGGCCGAAGCAAAGGCGAGATAG
- a CDS encoding dihydrodipicolinate synthase family protein — MMRSLSGVFGPVTTPFVTGSEDLDLEGFAANVRAHLAEGLSGIVVAGSTGEAALLAEDERVRLLSTARPLIAADQWLIAGCGAESTRQTVARCAAAKGAGADAVLVVAPHYYASSMQMAELRTHYRRVADESPLPVMLYNIPKYMHFALPAELVAELAEHENVIGIKDSSGSLDQLAGFLKAQSDSFSVITGSGSTFRAALEAGARGGILAVSLFAADLTLKVLRGVQTANAHGITEAQAALKPMADVIVAKLGVPGVKAALDAVGKVGGVPRQPLLALDAGGRAEVAGVLA; from the coding sequence ATGATGCGCAGCCTGAGCGGGGTGTTTGGACCGGTCACGACGCCGTTCGTGACAGGGTCGGAGGATCTGGACCTTGAGGGCTTCGCGGCGAACGTGCGCGCGCACCTGGCGGAGGGGCTATCGGGAATCGTCGTTGCTGGCTCGACGGGTGAGGCAGCGCTGCTCGCAGAGGATGAGCGGGTACGGCTACTCTCGACGGCGCGGCCGCTGATTGCTGCCGACCAGTGGCTCATTGCGGGCTGCGGGGCGGAGAGCACGCGGCAGACGGTCGCGCGCTGCGCCGCCGCGAAGGGCGCCGGCGCGGATGCGGTGCTCGTCGTGGCGCCGCACTACTACGCGTCCTCGATGCAGATGGCGGAGCTGCGGACGCACTATCGGCGCGTGGCGGACGAGTCGCCGCTTCCGGTGATGCTCTACAACATCCCGAAGTACATGCATTTCGCGTTGCCGGCGGAATTGGTGGCGGAGCTGGCCGAGCACGAGAACGTGATTGGGATCAAGGACAGCTCGGGGTCGCTGGATCAGCTCGCGGGGTTCCTGAAGGCGCAGTCGGATTCCTTCTCCGTGATCACGGGGTCTGGGTCGACGTTCCGGGCGGCGCTGGAGGCTGGGGCACGCGGCGGGATTCTCGCCGTCTCACTCTTTGCCGCAGACCTCACGCTCAAGGTGTTGCGCGGCGTGCAGACTGCGAATGCGCACGGGATCACGGAGGCGCAGGCGGCGCTCAAGCCGATGGCGGACGTGATTGTCGCGAAGCTCGGCGTGCCCGGAGTGAAGGCGGCGTTGGATGCGGTGGGGAAGGTTGGTGGGGTGCCGCGTCAGCCGTTGTTGGCGTTGGATGCGGGGGGACGAGCCGAAGTGGCGGGGGTGTTGGCGTAG
- a CDS encoding transposase, translating to MRKKQPKAYSLEFREEALRRVLEGSTPIRALAQELGVHVETLRNWRRDARVAGYAEPDQRPKTLAEENRELRRENARLKEERDILKKATAFFARDAR from the coding sequence ATGCGGAAGAAGCAGCCGAAGGCGTACAGCCTGGAGTTCCGGGAGGAGGCGCTGCGACGGGTGCTGGAGGGCTCGACCCCGATCCGGGCGCTCGCGCAGGAGCTGGGCGTGCACGTGGAGACGCTCCGCAATTGGCGCCGCGACGCGCGGGTGGCGGGGTATGCGGAGCCGGACCAGCGTCCCAAGACGTTGGCGGAGGAGAACCGCGAGCTGCGGCGCGAGAACGCGCGCTTGAAGGAGGAGCGCGACATCCTAAAAAAAGCGACGGCCTTCTTCGCCAGGGATGCCCGCTGA
- a CDS encoding IS3 family transposase translates to MPRARGVEGRLKWRAEPFSKRRQSDAALLVHVRKHFYRLRRRYGSPRLCRELRAEGHVCSEKRVARLMRLAGLRAKGAHRFVVTTNSEHTQPVAPNRLGRRFAVGTRTDLNRRWAADITYIPTHQGWLYLAVILDVASRRVVGWATSVRLDQELVLAALKMARWRRGACGALHHSDRGSQYASAAYQRALRDGGMVCSMSRTGDCWDNAVVESFFATLTKELLDDGVFETREDARHELGTFIEAWYNRERRHSSLGFRSPVEYETQVCRAG, encoded by the coding sequence GTGCCGCGTGCTCGGGGTGTCGAGGGCCGGCTCAAGTGGCGGGCGGAGCCGTTCAGCAAGCGCCGACAGTCGGACGCGGCGCTGCTAGTGCACGTGCGGAAGCACTTTTACCGACTGCGCCGGCGCTACGGCAGCCCACGGCTCTGCCGCGAGCTCCGGGCAGAGGGCCACGTGTGCAGCGAGAAGCGCGTGGCGCGGCTGATGCGGCTCGCGGGGCTGCGGGCGAAAGGCGCGCACCGCTTCGTGGTGACGACGAACTCCGAGCACACGCAGCCCGTCGCGCCCAACCGGCTCGGCCGGCGTTTCGCGGTCGGCACCCGGACGGACCTCAATCGCCGCTGGGCGGCCGACATCACCTACATCCCCACGCACCAAGGATGGCTCTACCTGGCCGTGATCCTCGACGTGGCGTCCCGCCGCGTCGTCGGCTGGGCGACGAGCGTCCGGCTCGATCAGGAGCTGGTGCTCGCGGCGCTCAAGATGGCGCGCTGGCGCCGCGGGGCCTGCGGCGCGCTGCACCACTCCGACCGGGGATCGCAGTACGCGAGCGCGGCCTACCAGCGGGCGCTCCGGGACGGCGGCATGGTCTGCAGCATGAGTCGGACGGGCGACTGCTGGGACAACGCGGTGGTGGAGAGCTTCTTCGCGACGCTGACGAAGGAGCTGCTCGATGACGGCGTATTCGAGACGCGCGAGGACGCGCGCCACGAGCTTGGCACCTTCATCGAGGCGTGGTACAATCGGGAGCGGCGACACTCGTCACTGGGCTTCCGCTCGCCGGTCGAGTACGAAACGCAGGTCTGTCGGGCAGGCTAA
- a CDS encoding YpdA family putative bacillithiol disulfide reductase has translation MSSTGPDRAVLHAVKDAGPLPVAVVGAGPCGLAAAAAIEKIGIPAVVFDRGCVVSSIASYPSFITFFSTAEKIAIADVPFALAGEKPTRRDALAYYRGVVNHLGLRVRQYEPVVHIRREGDGFLLHSKPRGSEIVSTHARAVVLATGYFGTPNLLKVPGEELPHVTHLYREGHEAFQREAIVVGGGNSAAEAALDLYRHGARVTLVHFGPTFDKNIKPWVLPDLENRMKDGSIAVRWNTRVTAIEPGRVHVEGPDGEGILPGQHVYLMTGFTPDSELLRELGVRIDDKTGIPKHDPSTMETNVKGVFLAGVLASGYDANKVFIENGRGHGAQIAAALAAG, from the coding sequence GTGAGCAGCACCGGCCCCGACCGCGCGGTGCTGCACGCCGTGAAGGACGCCGGCCCGCTGCCGGTGGCCGTGGTCGGGGCAGGGCCCTGTGGTCTCGCGGCGGCCGCGGCCATCGAGAAGATCGGCATTCCGGCCGTGGTGTTTGACCGCGGCTGCGTGGTGAGTTCGATCGCCTCGTACCCGTCGTTCATCACTTTCTTCTCCACCGCCGAGAAGATTGCGATCGCCGATGTGCCCTTCGCGCTGGCCGGCGAGAAGCCGACGCGTCGCGACGCCCTCGCCTATTATCGCGGCGTGGTGAATCATCTCGGCCTTCGGGTGCGGCAGTACGAGCCGGTGGTGCACATCCGTCGAGAGGGCGATGGCTTCCTCCTGCACTCCAAGCCGCGCGGCAGCGAAATCGTCTCCACCCACGCCCGCGCCGTGGTCCTCGCCACCGGCTACTTCGGGACGCCCAATCTCCTCAAGGTCCCGGGAGAGGAACTGCCGCACGTGACGCACCTCTACCGCGAGGGCCACGAGGCCTTCCAGCGCGAGGCCATCGTCGTCGGCGGCGGCAACTCAGCGGCCGAGGCGGCGCTGGATCTGTATCGCCACGGCGCGCGCGTGACACTGGTGCATTTCGGGCCGACCTTCGACAAGAACATCAAGCCCTGGGTGCTGCCCGATCTTGAGAACCGGATGAAGGACGGCAGCATCGCGGTGCGTTGGAACACGCGCGTGACGGCCATCGAGCCTGGGCGCGTGCACGTCGAGGGGCCGGACGGGGAAGGGATCCTACCGGGCCAACACGTCTATCTGATGACCGGATTCACGCCCGACTCGGAGTTGCTGCGTGAGCTCGGTGTGCGGATCGATGACAAGACAGGCATCCCCAAGCACGACCCGTCGACGATGGAAACCAATGTGAAGGGCGTGTTCCTGGCCGGTGTGCTGGCCAGCGGCTACGACGCCAACAAGGTGTTCATCGAGAACGGGCGAGGGCACGGGGCGCAGATTGCTGCGGCGCTCGCGGCAGGGTGA
- a CDS encoding PilT/PilU family type 4a pilus ATPase: MEKIIKAAVERGASDLHIKAGDVFRARIDGKLVPLTKQSLTPEQTKSIALRLIANEDDRARIDKINDYDCSWGAPGIGRFRVNILRQRSSFMIVMRVIPFEVPSFERLAVPPVLKQISEAERGMILVTGVTGSGKSTTMAAMINHINQHANKHIVTLENPIEFLHRDLQSSVTQREIGVDTADFRMGLRAALRQDPDVVLIGEMRDAETIDTAMKAAETGHLLISTVHTPDAQSTVLRIMAMFPPEEQDVVRVRLAESLHAVVSQRLLPRKDGNGRVAALEIMIVTPTIRDLMLDRDRVNEIRDYIAAGREQYGMQTFDQHLEQLVQEEQIELKVALAASTRPSDLALKFNMGG, from the coding sequence ATGGAAAAGATCATCAAGGCGGCGGTGGAGCGCGGCGCAAGCGACCTGCACATCAAGGCCGGCGACGTCTTTCGCGCGCGCATCGACGGCAAGCTGGTGCCGCTCACCAAGCAGTCGCTCACGCCCGAGCAGACCAAGAGCATCGCGCTGCGGCTGATTGCCAACGAGGACGACCGGGCGCGCATCGACAAGATCAACGACTACGACTGCTCCTGGGGCGCGCCGGGCATCGGGCGCTTCCGCGTAAACATCCTGCGGCAGCGCTCGAGCTTCATGATCGTGATGCGCGTCATTCCCTTCGAGGTGCCGAGCTTCGAGCGGCTGGCCGTGCCGCCCGTGCTCAAGCAGATCTCCGAGGCCGAGCGCGGGATGATCCTCGTCACCGGTGTGACGGGCTCGGGCAAGAGCACGACGATGGCGGCGATGATCAACCACATCAACCAGCACGCCAACAAGCACATCGTCACGCTGGAGAACCCGATCGAGTTCCTGCATCGCGACCTGCAGAGCTCGGTGACGCAGCGCGAGATCGGCGTGGACACCGCCGACTTCCGGATGGGCCTGCGCGCGGCACTGCGCCAGGATCCCGACGTCGTGCTCATCGGCGAGATGCGTGATGCTGAGACCATCGACACGGCGATGAAGGCGGCTGAGACGGGGCACCTGTTGATCTCGACCGTGCACACGCCCGATGCGCAGAGCACGGTGCTGCGCATCATGGCGATGTTTCCGCCCGAGGAGCAGGACGTCGTGCGCGTGCGGCTCGCCGAGTCGCTGCACGCCGTCGTGTCTCAGCGGCTGCTGCCGCGCAAGGATGGGAACGGGCGCGTGGCCGCGTTGGAGATCATGATCGTGACACCGACGATCCGCGACTTGATGCTCGACCGTGACCGGGTCAACGAGATCCGCGACTACATCGCCGCCGGCCGCGAGCAGTATGGGATGCAGACCTTCGACCAGCATCTGGAGCAGCTGGTGCAGGAGGAACAGATCGAGCTCAAGGTGGCACTGGCGGCATCGACGCGGCCGAGTGACTTGGCGCTCAAGTTCAACATGGGTGGATGA
- a CDS encoding transposase: MHDTAPLTEAFRRAVLRRFSLDLFDTAQAAAYRSDKSEGPTAGTETVDPLEFLARELVHTPEKGHVTTRCYGWSASRPRGMRRQAESTAMAVPPPIVPAGRLAPDL; this comes from the coding sequence GTGCATGACACCGCTCCGTTGACCGAGGCGTTCCGCCGCGCCGTGCTCCGGCGCTTCAGCCTGGATCTGTTCGACACCGCGCAGGCGGCGGCGTATCGCTCCGACAAGTCGGAGGGGCCAACGGCGGGGACCGAGACCGTGGACCCGCTGGAGTTCCTGGCCCGGGAGCTGGTCCACACCCCTGAGAAGGGGCACGTCACCACGCGCTGCTACGGCTGGTCTGCCAGCCGCCCGCGCGGGATGCGACGGCAGGCGGAGTCCACGGCCATGGCGGTGCCGCCGCCGATCGTGCCCGCGGGACGACTCGCGCCAGATCTGTAA